The genomic interval TCAGGGTGTGTGTTTCCCAGAAATGAGTGCACGAGGTGCGCCTAGGATCTGTCAACTTACTTGCAATAATGCCCACGACAACCAGACCAATCACGCCCATGATGATCATCATCTGTGCCGAGGAAAGTAAGATTGCAGTTTGGTCtcacaatatatatactatcGGACTTACCTTCAAGTTCTGGAGCCAGAATTTCCTCTTGAGCTTGCCCGCCTGCTGCTCGAACTGCGAGGCGCCCTGCTGCAGTGCATCGGCACGGTCGTCCAGCTCCGACAGCTTGCTGTCGCGCTCCAGCACCTTCTCCACGTTCGTGCGCATGATGTCCACGACCTGGTCAGGGATGCAGTGATGCGGGGATGCAGTGGTTATAGCTCTCATTTACATGCGATCCCGAAACTCACCTCATCGACCTGCGCCTGCGTCTGCTGCAGACGCTTCTGTGCCGCAATCTGCTGCGGATTGTGTGGTCCGCCCACAATCTCGCCATCG from Drosophila yakuba strain Tai18E2 chromosome 3L, Prin_Dyak_Tai18E2_2.1, whole genome shotgun sequence carries:
- the LOC6532405 gene encoding vesicle-associated membrane protein 2, with translation MGKKDKNKEPADAAPAGDAPPNAGAPTGEGGDGEIVGGPHNPQQIAAQKRLQQTQAQVDEVVDIMRTNVEKVLERDSKLSELDDRADALQQGASQFEQQAGKLKRKFWLQNLKMMIIMGVIGLVVVGIIANKLGLIGGEQPPQYQYPPQYMQPPPPPPQQPAGGQSSLVDGAGAGAGVGDGAGGSAGAGDHGGV